The following proteins come from a genomic window of Ochotona princeps isolate mOchPri1 chromosome 14, mOchPri1.hap1, whole genome shotgun sequence:
- the LOC101536565 gene encoding stimulated by retinoic acid gene 6 protein-like — MLEADSRPSWVNDTCVGSVNMELFLHYSLIPSLVIILILSFLQRREHHRERGDTFSLLQNHFAIVMPLDFVGTFRNRWSYGIAFGATANKIMFLFSEGYEPLPVPEWAQAFVLLIGGLEVGLAHYPFFACLSSQFRLVSSIFGFCYSLTWFVVTLLQVSQCPHGPFLGRYETIMFHWPSLLCLAFLLGRFLHMFVKALRVYLGREQQPEETGMLEAHQAQHVQELLRKPCPREKKRSWFQTRIYEWDPCFHFPSRMIGTIVLAFICLYLFIVIEFCMFVYIKGRLDVFEVKLEGYLASVNQTGTLTPIILQVKELISVSKGVWVVTILPASFTCVSYLFHILVRYRTHIKRLWAGDKHFLPLKFQNPSSSESVVALARYSGWQIAYILWGYLIIHVVQSLCGVAIMYSLVLPCMHNNTLEMLRGLGIGILTVSIVVGLMILQVWIASSFFLQPKLGPADKQKPLALNNRRAFHNFNYFLFFYNVLLGLGACLSRLLISCVLGTWFIARIDRTIMQSGYERADMGFSAWTGMLYVDHYHTNPVLVSFCHILIAGQRERKMQSSIKYCCLNYPCISARSRTRWFLLQTLINNPRLVTLRKSKPEPCS; from the exons GCCCAGTTGGGTTAATGACACCTGTGTTGGGTCGGTTAACATGGAGCTCTTTCTCCACTACTCCCTCATCCCATCA cTCGTCATCATCTTGATCTTGTCCTTTCTCCAAAGACGAGAGCACCACCGAGAAAGAGGGGATACCTTTTCCCTCCTGCAGAACCACTTTGCGATTGTCAT GCCTCTGGACTTCGTGGGTACTTTCCGTAACCGATGGTCCTATGGAATCGCCTTTGGGGCCACAGCCAATAAGATCATGTTCTTGTTCTCAGAAGGCTACGAGCCCCTGCCAGTGCCTGAGTGGGCCCAAG CCTTCGTGCTACTGATTGGTGGCCTTGAAGTTGGCCTGGCCCACTACCCCTTCTTTGCCTGCCTATCGTCGCAGTTCCGACTGGTCAGCTCCATCTTTGGCTTCTGCTACTCTCTGACCTG GTTTGTGGTCACCCTTCTTCAAGTCTCCCAGTGCCCCCACGGCCCG TTCCTTGGGAGGTATGAGACCATCATGTTCCACTGGCCCTCGCTGCTGTGCCTGGCTTTCCTGCTAGGCCGCTTCCTGCACATGTTTGTCAAGGCACTGAGGGTCTACCTGGGCCGGGAGCAGCAGCCG GAAGAGACTGGGATGCTGGAAGCGCACCAGGCCCAACATGTGCAAGAGCTGCTGCGGAAGCCATGCCCCCG agagaaaaaaaggtctTGGTTCCAAACCAGGATATATGAGTGGGACCCCTGCTTCCACTTCCCCAGCAGAATGATCGGAACCATTGTACTGGCTTTCATATGTCTGTATCTT TTCATCGTGATTGAGTTCTGCATGTTCGTGTACATCAAAGGCAGGCTGGACGTGTTTGAAGTCAAGCTGGAGGGCTACCTTGCCTCCGTGAACCAGACGGGGACCTTGACCCCAATCATCCTGCAGGTGAAAGAGTTGATCAGTGTCAGCAAAG GAGTCTGGGTAGTGACCATTTTGCCTGCTTCCTTCACATGTGTGAGCTACTTGTTCCACATTTTAGTCCGTTACAG GACGCACATAAAGAGGCTGTGGGCCGGAGACAAGCACTTCCTCCCCCTGAAGTTCCAGAACCCTTCCTCATCAGAGAGTGTG GTGGCCCTGGCAAGGTACTCTGGCTGGCAAATTGCTTACATTCTCTGGG GCTACCTCATCATCCACGTGGTACAGAGCCTGTGTGGCGTGGCAATCATGTACAGTCTGGTGTTGCCCTGTATGCACAACAACACTCTGGAGATGCTCCGAGGGCTGGGCATTGGGAT CCTCACCGTGTCCATCGTCGTGGGCCTCATGATCCTGCAGGTGTGGATCGCCTCCAGTTTCTTCCTGCAACCCAAGCTGGGCCCGGCAGACAAGCAAAAGCCCCTGGCACTCAACAACAG AAGAGCCTTCCACAACTTCAACTACTTCCTGTTCTTTTACAATgtgctgctgggcctgggggccTGCCTCTCCCGGCTGCTCATCAGCTGTGTCCTGGGCACGTGGTTCATCGCACGCATTGACAGGACCATCATGCAGAGTGGCTACGAGAGGGCAGACATGG GCTTCAGTGCATGGACTGGCATGCTGTACGTGGACCATTATCACACCAACCCTGTGCTCGTCAGCTTTTGCCACATCCTGATCGCAGGCCAGCGGGAAAGGAAGATGCAGAGCAGCATCAAGTATTGCTGTCTAAACT ATCCCTGCATCTCAGCCAGGTCCAGGACGAGATGGTTCCTGCTGCAGACCCTGATCAACAACCCCAGGCTTGTCACGCTCAGAAAATCAAAACCAGAGCCCTGCTCCTAG